In bacterium, a single genomic region encodes these proteins:
- a CDS encoding glycosyltransferase family 2 protein, with product MSSKKIPCSVGVLTLNAGKTLGRCLESFKDFAEIIVCDGNSTDDTLEVARRYGAKIIKQYDSDEPNLPCVKDKANVRMRNMAAATYDWYFFMDADDALLPDTAEEIRSIVENPNPSYLLYRMPSRIFIDDKLVKYASVYPAYQLRLFNRKTGAFFKGKVHDHIVYDKTKYRVGTTKSFYDFRISSERVRNYWQYQKKYTRWEFETLAFDSWASFFRWGIYYRLRVIFGFLFWRIPRLYLLHGFKETTPFRYEFFTMWQHVYFLALMIAHARELVRKGKTASVVA from the coding sequence ATGAGCTCTAAGAAAATCCCATGTTCAGTAGGAGTCCTGACGCTGAATGCCGGCAAAACGCTTGGCCGGTGTCTTGAATCATTTAAGGATTTTGCCGAGATTATTGTGTGCGACGGCAACAGCACTGATGATACGCTTGAAGTTGCGCGGAGATACGGCGCGAAAATCATTAAGCAATATGATTCCGACGAGCCGAACTTGCCCTGTGTGAAGGACAAGGCGAATGTGCGTATGCGGAACATGGCCGCGGCGACATACGATTGGTATTTTTTTATGGACGCCGACGATGCGCTCTTGCCCGATACCGCTGAAGAAATCCGCAGTATCGTGGAGAACCCCAACCCCTCGTATCTCCTATACCGTATGCCGAGCAGGATTTTTATTGATGACAAGCTCGTGAAGTACGCCTCGGTGTACCCCGCGTATCAGTTGCGACTGTTTAACCGGAAAACCGGCGCGTTTTTTAAGGGGAAAGTGCACGATCATATCGTGTATGACAAAACGAAGTATCGGGTCGGCACCACGAAAAGTTTTTACGATTTCCGGATTTCGTCGGAGCGCGTCAGGAACTACTGGCAATATCAAAAAAAATATACCCGCTGGGAGTTTGAGACATTGGCGTTTGATTCATGGGCATCGTTTTTCCGCTGGGGCATCTATTACCGTTTGCGCGTTATTTTTGGTTTTTTGTTCTGGCGCATTCCGCGGCTGTATTTACTCCACGGTTTCAAGGAAACTACCCCGTTCCGCTATGAATTTTTTACTATGTGGCAGCACGTGTATTTCCTTGCGCTTATGATTGCACATGCGCGGGAACTGGTGCGGAAGGGGAAAACCGCATCCGTGGTGGCATAG